The following are encoded in a window of Chryseobacterium sp. genomic DNA:
- the dusB gene encoding tRNA dihydrouridine synthase DusB, with amino-acid sequence MVKIGNIELPDFPLLLAPMEDVSDPPFRRLCKMHGADMMYSEFISSEGLIRDAMKSRKKLDIFDYERPVGIQIFGGDEEAMALSARIVETVNPDLVDINFGCPVKKVVCKGAGAGVLKDIDLMIRLTKAVVNSTHLPVTVKTRLGWDTETINIMEVAERLQETGIKALTIHARTRAQMYKGQADWDYISKVKNNPNIEIPIFGNGDVDSAEKALEYRTKYDCDGIMIGRGAIGYPWIFNEIKHFFATGEHLPEPTIEDRLLAVRQHAEWSAEWKGERLGLIEMRQHYSNYFRGIPHFKDFRRKFLEVFTLEEMDGVIEEASNFYREHQFS; translated from the coding sequence ATGGTTAAAATTGGCAATATTGAACTTCCGGATTTCCCCCTGCTTTTGGCTCCTATGGAAGATGTTTCGGATCCACCGTTCCGAAGGCTCTGCAAAATGCATGGCGCGGATATGATGTACTCTGAATTCATCTCCTCTGAAGGCCTGATCCGTGATGCCATGAAAAGCCGTAAAAAGCTTGATATCTTCGATTACGAAAGGCCTGTGGGCATACAGATTTTCGGTGGTGATGAGGAAGCGATGGCACTTTCGGCCAGGATTGTTGAAACCGTAAACCCTGATTTGGTGGATATCAATTTTGGCTGTCCGGTGAAGAAAGTGGTTTGCAAAGGTGCCGGCGCCGGCGTACTGAAAGACATTGACCTGATGATCCGGCTTACGAAAGCGGTGGTGAATTCCACACATTTACCGGTAACAGTGAAAACCCGTTTGGGCTGGGACACCGAAACCATCAATATTATGGAGGTGGCAGAAAGGCTGCAGGAAACCGGAATCAAGGCACTCACGATCCATGCCAGAACACGCGCACAGATGTATAAAGGCCAGGCCGACTGGGACTATATCTCCAAGGTAAAGAACAACCCAAATATTGAAATTCCAATCTTTGGCAATGGTGATGTCGATTCGGCGGAAAAAGCACTGGAATACAGAACGAAATACGACTGCGACGGTATTATGATCGGACGTGGTGCCATTGGTTATCCCTGGATTTTTAACGAAATAAAACATTTCTTTGCGACCGGCGAGCATTTACCGGAGCCCACCATCGAAGACCGGCTGCTGGCGGTCCGTCAGCATGCGGAATGGAGTGCTGAGTGGAAAGGCGAACGTCTGGGACTTATTGAGATGAGGCAGCACTACAGCAATTATTTCCGCGGAATCCCGCACTTCAAAGATTTCAGAAGAAAATTCCTGGAAGTATTTACGTTGGAGGAAATGGATGGTGTAATTGAAGAGGCCAGTAATTTTTACAGAGAGCATCAATTTTCATAA
- a CDS encoding four helix bundle protein: MYTFYFEKLEVWQNARNLVKDIYLVSRKFPDEERFGITNQLRRAATGIMANNAEGTGKSTNKDKSRFINIAYSTGLEVISFLVLARDLDLISEEEYIELRHQTEKITNQLNAFYNSLK; this comes from the coding sequence ATGTACACTTTCTACTTTGAAAAACTTGAAGTTTGGCAGAATGCACGCAATCTGGTAAAGGATATATATCTGGTATCCCGTAAATTTCCAGACGAGGAAAGGTTTGGCATTACTAACCAACTCAGGAGGGCAGCGACGGGCATTATGGCAAACAATGCGGAGGGCACGGGAAAAAGCACGAATAAGGATAAATCCAGATTCATAAATATTGCTTACAGTACAGGTTTAGAGGTTATCAGTTTTCTAGTCCTGGCGCGTGATCTGGATTTAATTTCTGAAGAAGAATACATTGAACTTCGACATCAAACTGAAAAAATCACCAATCAACTTAATGCGTTCTATAACTCACTGAAATAA
- a CDS encoding T9SS type A sorting domain-containing protein, giving the protein MKKIFTFFGIAVMAICVSAQGTETFTSQTVLTSSYADGTFTSETPGVIVNFQHSRDEGLGTSDDYAINGKGIMLRRSDEPSYVEFIIPNGVGQFSFNYRKAFTGGTNNRVLAVFVNGVQQATTPTFGAAGADATINYFVTTINQAGPVTVRISYPTGTATGNKQVTVDNVAWSANGSTLAVNDLISVKSAFVQNTQVTDAIHFGAKADVKIYNMNGQVVKTASVSNTRALDASELQPGMYIVTGSVDGQPVSQKILKK; this is encoded by the coding sequence ATGAAAAAAATCTTTACATTTTTCGGAATTGCTGTCATGGCAATTTGCGTTAGTGCCCAAGGTACTGAAACCTTCACTTCACAGACAGTATTAACGTCAAGCTATGCTGACGGAACATTCACTAGCGAAACACCGGGAGTTATTGTGAATTTTCAGCACAGTCGTGACGAGGGATTAGGCACGAGTGATGATTATGCAATTAATGGAAAAGGAATTATGCTTCGTAGGTCAGATGAGCCTAGTTATGTAGAATTTATTATTCCTAATGGAGTAGGCCAGTTCTCTTTTAACTATAGAAAAGCATTTACTGGTGGAACCAATAACAGAGTTCTTGCGGTTTTTGTAAATGGTGTACAACAAGCTACTACTCCTACTTTTGGGGCTGCCGGAGCAGATGCAACCATCAATTATTTTGTAACAACGATTAATCAGGCAGGGCCTGTAACTGTTAGAATTTCATACCCAACAGGAACCGCTACAGGAAATAAGCAAGTAACAGTAGATAACGTAGCTTGGTCTGCAAATGGGTCTACTTTAGCTGTAAACGATCTAATCAGCGTGAAATCTGCTTTCGTACAGAACACTCAAGTTACAGATGCAATTCACTTCGGTGCAAAAGCTGATGTTAAAATTTATAACATGAACGGTCAGGTGGTGAAAACTGCTTCAGTTTCCAACACACGTGCACTTGATGCTTCAGAACTTCAGCCAGGTATGTACATCGTTACAGGTTCTGTAGATGGACAGCCAGTATCCCAAAAAATTCTGAAGAAATAA
- a CDS encoding aminopeptidase — protein MKRLIAGFLFGGFFVLASAQRDSIYLQAKLEQDLRTLNVTQELRYYNKTDSAQTEVQLLNWIAAYKNRGTPLYDRKIEDRNKELHFAQPQELGKLKTLEVKTDLSELTSPADLNSENLYIQLAQPLQPGASVKLRLKYQLQLPLAKFTGYGMSEQNIALKYFFLVPDSFAEANGNERRFLDIEETANHSTHWTVNLDLPTDYHSKSNLTELHPNYYTGLLKADPEFLISFNIYPTLTFQTGGVQTQVDFGYRLEAEEQQHLKNKIPQQLEYLQSKTGLVPSKIFISEKFRNKEDFFGNDDIAFWKFRFPLFTPEENADLDYFSIISKNILEQGLITNKDDDHWFKNGIKTYLELQYLKKYYGDHKLLGQLTEASIIGIKPLKLFHASRLKLIERYGIAYQYMMTQNLDQKIDEDFKDLSNFNEMTVSNFEIGSLLNFVAEKMGTSEFEDFLSEYFQSNASQQIDTGHFLDRLAMRSHYSSVFLDKLMSRKHRVNFNLKKFKRADGNLEVTVRKNTYDPVPFKLETISEQGGTKTHWFGTPEHPSQDVYIIPEMDADKIVINSGHFFPEKNFRDNYLYTKGLFSNMKKIKLKLIKDIPNPEYNEIYLNPRLTFNAYDKVLLGLNFRNESLFNHKFAYSLTPYYSTGTGQITGSGSVTYSIMPPESFFQSLNMGVSGSYFHYDYDLSYRKFTASASINFAKEPRSAISRSLGVSFNHYEKDLTPEMIFENEYDRYNLWNVNYAFADNGLIHEKFFGAYVQGMQDFNKVAAEATYRYEYAANKKIAFRLFAGYFLNNKTRNDIFDFGISRVSNYSFSYGLLGQSATSGLLSQQFVMADGGFKSFIDSTANQWITSLNVDSHVWKMFNIYADAGIYKNRSVSPKFIWDSGVKVRIIPDFLEVYLPVYSTLGFEPSFKDYAQRIRFTLVLNLGAVVNTARRGWY, from the coding sequence TTGAAGAGATTAATTGCAGGTTTTTTATTCGGAGGGTTTTTTGTGCTGGCATCGGCACAAAGAGACAGCATTTACCTACAGGCCAAACTGGAACAGGACCTCCGGACGCTTAATGTAACCCAGGAACTCCGCTATTACAATAAAACGGATTCAGCACAGACAGAGGTACAGTTGCTAAACTGGATTGCTGCCTATAAAAATCGTGGCACACCCCTTTACGACAGGAAAATAGAAGACAGGAACAAGGAACTTCATTTTGCACAACCTCAGGAGCTCGGGAAGCTGAAAACCCTTGAAGTTAAAACAGATCTGTCTGAGCTAACTTCCCCGGCCGATCTTAATTCTGAAAACCTTTATATTCAGTTGGCTCAACCCCTTCAGCCGGGTGCAAGTGTAAAACTGAGGCTAAAGTATCAATTGCAGCTTCCGTTAGCCAAATTCACCGGTTATGGAATGTCTGAGCAAAATATTGCTCTTAAGTACTTTTTTCTGGTACCGGACAGTTTTGCTGAAGCCAACGGCAATGAGCGCAGGTTCCTGGACATTGAGGAAACAGCCAACCACAGCACGCACTGGACAGTAAATCTGGATTTACCCACCGACTATCATTCAAAAAGCAACCTTACGGAACTGCATCCTAATTACTACACAGGTTTGCTGAAAGCAGATCCGGAATTTCTGATCTCATTTAACATTTATCCCACCCTGACTTTTCAAACAGGTGGAGTACAGACCCAGGTTGATTTTGGCTACCGCCTGGAGGCAGAAGAGCAACAGCATCTTAAAAATAAAATTCCGCAACAGCTGGAATATCTGCAAAGTAAAACGGGACTTGTACCCTCAAAGATTTTCATTTCAGAAAAATTCCGGAATAAGGAAGATTTTTTCGGTAATGACGATATCGCATTCTGGAAGTTCCGCTTCCCGCTCTTTACCCCGGAAGAAAATGCTGACCTTGATTATTTCAGCATCATCTCCAAGAACATCCTGGAACAGGGACTGATCACCAATAAGGATGACGACCACTGGTTTAAAAACGGTATCAAGACCTACCTGGAACTTCAGTACCTCAAAAAATATTACGGAGACCATAAATTGCTGGGCCAGCTTACAGAGGCCTCAATTATCGGAATAAAACCGCTGAAGCTCTTTCACGCTTCCCGTCTTAAGCTGATTGAGCGTTACGGTATTGCCTACCAGTACATGATGACGCAGAATCTTGATCAGAAAATTGATGAAGACTTCAAAGACCTCAGCAATTTCAATGAAATGACGGTGAGCAACTTTGAAATTGGCAGTCTGCTGAACTTCGTGGCCGAAAAGATGGGCACCTCTGAATTTGAAGACTTTCTGAGCGAATATTTTCAGTCCAATGCTTCGCAGCAGATTGACACCGGCCACTTCCTGGACAGACTGGCCATGCGCTCGCACTACTCATCTGTATTTTTGGACAAACTCATGTCGCGCAAGCACAGAGTTAACTTTAACCTTAAGAAATTTAAAAGAGCCGACGGCAATCTGGAGGTAACCGTCCGCAAGAACACCTATGATCCGGTACCCTTTAAACTGGAGACAATTTCGGAACAGGGAGGTACTAAAACACACTGGTTCGGCACGCCGGAACATCCTTCTCAGGACGTATATATTATTCCCGAAATGGATGCTGATAAAATTGTGATCAACAGCGGGCATTTTTTTCCGGAGAAGAATTTCCGTGACAACTATCTGTATACCAAAGGTTTATTCAGCAACATGAAGAAGATCAAGCTGAAACTCATCAAGGACATTCCAAACCCCGAATACAATGAGATTTATCTGAATCCGCGTCTTACCTTTAATGCATATGACAAGGTCCTGCTCGGTCTGAATTTTCGGAACGAGTCACTCTTCAATCATAAATTTGCCTACTCACTGACGCCCTATTACAGTACGGGAACCGGGCAGATTACTGGTTCCGGAAGTGTGACTTACAGCATCATGCCGCCCGAAAGCTTTTTCCAAAGCCTGAATATGGGAGTCTCCGGCTCTTATTTTCATTATGATTATGACCTGAGTTACCGAAAGTTTACGGCAAGTGCTTCAATTAATTTTGCTAAAGAGCCGCGCAGTGCAATCTCAAGGAGTTTAGGCGTTTCATTTAATCATTATGAAAAGGACCTGACGCCGGAAATGATATTTGAGAATGAATATGACCGGTATAACCTTTGGAATGTAAATTATGCCTTTGCAGACAACGGACTGATTCACGAGAAGTTTTTCGGTGCTTATGTGCAGGGAATGCAGGATTTCAACAAGGTTGCGGCAGAAGCAACCTACCGTTACGAATATGCTGCCAACAAAAAAATAGCGTTTCGCCTTTTTGCAGGTTATTTTCTGAACAATAAAACCCGTAATGACATCTTCGATTTTGGAATCTCGCGCGTTTCCAATTACTCATTCTCCTACGGCCTGTTGGGGCAGAGTGCCACTTCTGGTTTACTGTCTCAGCAATTCGTGATGGCCGACGGGGGCTTTAAATCTTTTATCGACTCCACGGCCAACCAATGGATAACGTCACTGAATGTGGACTCACATGTGTGGAAGATGTTTAATATCTATGCCGATGCAGGAATTTATAAAAACCGTTCGGTCAGTCCGAAATTTATCTGGGACAGCGGCGTGAAGGTGCGGATTATTCCGGATTTCCTGGAGGTTTATCTGCCGGTTTACTCCACGCTGGGTTTTGAACCGTCTTTTAAGGACTATGCGCAGAGAATCCGCTTTACACTGGTACTGAATCTGGGTGCTGTAGTGAATACAGCCAGAAGAGGTTGGTATTGA
- a CDS encoding YceI family protein produces MKKLMSLLMLIMLSVSVYAQKVLVSDPAHSRIQFSVIHLTISDITGNFETANLTINADEKNFLNSKVTFEVDVNSINTHIEARDNHLRSADFFDVANHPKMTFTSTSITKGKQKNYYNVNGNLTMHGITKPVSVVLVYRGSVVNQMNKKDTHGYQVMATIKRSDFNVGPGFPEAVISDQVRIKGDFELTQK; encoded by the coding sequence ATGAAAAAATTAATGTCTTTATTAATGCTTATCATGCTTAGTGTTAGTGTATATGCACAGAAAGTATTGGTGAGCGACCCCGCACACTCCCGAATCCAGTTTTCGGTAATTCACCTTACCATCAGTGATATCACCGGTAACTTTGAAACTGCAAATCTGACCATCAATGCCGATGAGAAGAACTTTCTGAATTCCAAAGTTACCTTTGAAGTTGATGTAAATTCAATCAACACCCATATTGAAGCACGTGACAACCACCTTAGAAGTGCTGATTTCTTTGATGTGGCCAATCATCCGAAAATGACCTTCACTTCAACTTCCATTACCAAAGGAAAACAGAAAAACTATTACAATGTGAACGGTAACCTTACCATGCACGGAATTACAAAACCGGTTTCAGTGGTACTTGTTTACCGCGGGTCTGTAGTGAACCAGATGAACAAAAAAGATACCCATGGCTACCAGGTAATGGCTACCATAAAAAGATCCGACTTTAATGTTGGTCCGGGATTCCCCGAAGCTGTAATCAGCGACCAGGTTAGGATTAAAGGTGATTTTGAACTGACCCAGAAATAA
- a CDS encoding DsbA family protein — protein MKVNIWSDVRCPFCYVGKKKFEKALSQFPEAASVQVEWHSFQLDPSLETQAGRDPFEFFAERKGISRQLAQAMHAHAENAGREAGIDFNFENQKVANSYKAHLLIQLAKTKNLGSEIEEVLFRAQFLDGKNIDDIPTLVDLGIQAGLLEDDIRAALESDEFAYAVTQDMQMASKLGISSVPFFVFNDKYGVSGAQQPELFLEVLEKSWKEFSAGDQGLKIINGDSCDTDGNCN, from the coding sequence ATGAAAGTAAATATTTGGAGTGATGTTCGCTGCCCCTTCTGTTATGTGGGCAAGAAGAAATTTGAAAAAGCACTCTCCCAATTTCCTGAAGCCGCTTCTGTACAGGTAGAATGGCACAGTTTCCAATTGGATCCGTCCCTGGAGACGCAGGCAGGACGTGATCCTTTTGAATTTTTTGCAGAAAGGAAAGGAATTTCCCGGCAGCTGGCGCAGGCCATGCACGCGCATGCAGAAAATGCGGGCAGAGAGGCAGGCATTGACTTTAATTTTGAAAATCAGAAGGTTGCCAATTCCTACAAAGCACACCTGCTGATCCAGTTGGCAAAAACCAAAAACCTGGGCAGCGAAATTGAAGAGGTACTGTTCCGAGCGCAGTTTCTTGACGGTAAGAACATTGATGATATTCCTACACTGGTAGATCTGGGCATACAGGCCGGCCTGCTGGAAGATGACATAAGGGCGGCGCTTGAATCGGATGAATTTGCCTACGCTGTAACCCAGGATATGCAGATGGCTTCAAAGTTGGGAATCAGTTCCGTTCCTTTTTTTGTATTCAATGACAAATACGGAGTGTCCGGTGCACAGCAACCCGAACTGTTTCTGGAGGTCCTGGAAAAGTCATGGAAAGAATTTTCCGCGGGCGACCAGGGCCTTAAAATCATCAATGGCGACAGCTGCGATACTGACGGCAACTGCAACTGA
- a CDS encoding DUF4256 domain-containing protein encodes MLADNLLIILQTRFEQNSQRHKNLEWSEIQRKLEAKPEKLEILQKMEDTGGEPDVVGFDKKSREYLFMDCSAESPKGRRSFCYDRAALDKRKENKPKNNVMDAAAEIGIELLDEEQYSYLQTLGTFDTKTSSWLLTPENIRSLGGAIFGDFRYGTVFIYHNGADSYYAARGFRGLLRV; translated from the coding sequence ATGTTAGCTGACAATCTTTTAATTATCCTCCAAACACGTTTCGAACAAAATTCCCAGCGTCATAAAAACCTGGAATGGTCCGAAATTCAGAGAAAACTGGAAGCCAAACCGGAGAAGCTTGAAATCCTCCAGAAAATGGAAGACACCGGCGGTGAACCGGATGTGGTAGGTTTTGATAAAAAGTCACGTGAGTATCTTTTCATGGACTGTTCGGCTGAAAGTCCCAAAGGCAGACGGAGTTTCTGCTACGACAGGGCAGCTCTTGACAAGAGGAAAGAAAATAAACCCAAGAACAACGTGATGGATGCGGCGGCTGAAATAGGTATTGAATTGCTGGACGAGGAACAGTACAGCTATCTGCAGACGCTGGGTACATTCGATACCAAAACATCGAGCTGGCTCCTTACACCGGAAAACATCCGCAGTTTGGGCGGCGCTATTTTCGGCGATTTCCGTTACGGCACTGTTTTCATCTACCATAACGGCGCCGATTCGTATTATGCCGCACGTGGGTTCAGAGGGTTGCTCAGGGTCTAA
- a CDS encoding aminoacyl-histidine dipeptidase gives MDITQIEPQSVWKNFAALNAVPRPSKKEERVIEFMKNFGEKLGLETTVDEVGNVIIKKPATAGMEDRKTVVLQSHLDMVHQKNSDVNFDFNSQGIEMEVDGDWLKAKGTTLGADNGLGVAAIMAVLESRDIPHPALEALFTIDEETGMTGAMGLKPGTLQGEILLNLDTEEDDEIDIGCAGGIDVTASQTYNLEEAKGQIVKIEIKGLQGGHSGMDIHKGFGNANVILGRLLYTGIANENIQLISVDGGGLRNAIPREAMAILSVRNSVEFIEQATELKEAILEEFASVEKDLQINIENFSSNEKAISQEDSRRIILALKSAHNGVYRMSPDVADLVETSNNVARVELKNGELKILNLSRSSVESSKYAVAEQLKSVFELAAMEVEFSGSYPGWKPKPGSDIVKLMENIYERDFGSKPHVVACHAGLECGIIGANYPKMEMVSFGPTIRGAHSPDERANIPSAQKFWSFLKEILKETPKK, from the coding sequence ATGGACATTACACAAATAGAACCGCAATCCGTCTGGAAAAACTTTGCTGCGCTGAATGCAGTGCCAAGACCATCCAAAAAAGAAGAGCGTGTTATTGAATTCATGAAGAATTTCGGCGAAAAGCTGGGACTCGAAACAACTGTAGACGAAGTTGGCAATGTAATCATTAAAAAGCCCGCGACTGCAGGTATGGAAGACCGCAAAACTGTGGTGCTTCAGTCCCACCTGGATATGGTGCATCAGAAAAACTCCGATGTTAATTTTGATTTTAACAGTCAGGGAATTGAAATGGAGGTTGACGGAGACTGGCTGAAGGCCAAAGGAACTACCCTGGGTGCCGACAACGGACTTGGTGTGGCTGCAATAATGGCCGTCCTGGAAAGCAGGGACATTCCTCACCCGGCACTGGAAGCCCTTTTCACGATAGACGAAGAAACCGGAATGACCGGTGCAATGGGCCTGAAACCCGGAACTTTGCAGGGTGAAATCCTCCTGAACCTCGATACTGAGGAAGATGATGAAATCGACATTGGCTGTGCCGGCGGAATTGATGTAACTGCTTCACAGACATATAATCTGGAAGAGGCTAAAGGACAGATCGTAAAGATAGAAATCAAGGGACTGCAGGGAGGCCACTCCGGTATGGATATTCATAAAGGATTCGGAAATGCCAATGTTATCCTGGGCAGACTTCTGTACACAGGTATTGCAAACGAGAACATCCAGCTTATCAGTGTAGACGGCGGTGGACTTCGCAATGCTATTCCGCGTGAGGCGATGGCCATACTGTCCGTACGCAACTCCGTAGAGTTCATAGAGCAGGCTACGGAACTTAAGGAAGCCATCCTGGAGGAGTTTGCAAGTGTAGAAAAAGACCTTCAAATTAACATTGAAAACTTTTCAAGCAATGAAAAAGCGATTTCGCAGGAGGATTCCCGCAGGATAATCCTTGCGCTTAAGTCGGCTCACAATGGTGTATACCGCATGAGTCCCGATGTGGCAGATCTGGTAGAAACCTCCAATAACGTAGCCCGGGTGGAACTTAAAAACGGTGAACTCAAAATCTTAAACCTTTCCCGTTCTTCTGTAGAATCTTCAAAATATGCTGTTGCAGAGCAGCTGAAATCAGTCTTTGAACTTGCCGCAATGGAAGTTGAATTCAGTGGCTCCTACCCCGGCTGGAAACCAAAACCCGGTTCCGACATCGTGAAACTGATGGAAAACATTTATGAAAGGGATTTTGGCAGCAAGCCTCATGTTGTAGCCTGTCATGCCGGACTGGAATGCGGGATCATCGGCGCTAATTATCCAAAGATGGAGATGGTAAGTTTTGGACCCACCATCCGCGGGGCTCACTCGCCGGACGAAAGAGCCAACATTCCTTCAGCCCAAAAATTCTGGAGTTTCCTGAAAGAAATACTGAAGGAAACACCGAAGAAATAA
- the recR gene encoding recombination mediator RecR — MEYPSKVLAKAVEEISGLPGIGKKSALRLALHLLRQPESQAIVLGESLQKLVTEIKYCRECHNFSDAEVCDICSNPKRNEEVLCIVEDVRDVMAIENTGKFRGRYLVLGGKISPMEGIGPSHLNIAAIQRKLENGSVKELIFALSATMEGDTTAYYIYKKFKDLQVNFSTIARGISVGDELEYADEISLGRSIQNRVPYDEKD, encoded by the coding sequence ATGGAGTATCCCAGTAAAGTTTTGGCCAAAGCCGTAGAAGAGATTTCCGGACTTCCGGGAATCGGTAAGAAGTCGGCTCTGAGGCTTGCGCTGCATTTGCTACGGCAGCCTGAAAGTCAGGCTATTGTGTTGGGTGAATCTCTGCAAAAACTCGTTACGGAAATCAAGTATTGCCGGGAATGCCACAATTTTTCCGATGCGGAAGTTTGCGATATATGCTCCAATCCTAAGAGGAATGAGGAGGTGCTCTGTATTGTAGAAGATGTACGGGACGTAATGGCTATTGAGAATACCGGGAAGTTTAGAGGCAGATATCTTGTACTTGGCGGTAAGATTTCGCCAATGGAAGGTATAGGTCCCAGCCATCTCAATATAGCTGCCATACAGCGCAAACTGGAGAACGGTTCCGTTAAAGAATTGATTTTTGCACTTAGCGCTACTATGGAAGGAGACACGACCGCCTATTATATCTATAAAAAGTTTAAAGACCTCCAAGTGAATTTTTCGACTATTGCCCGCGGAATCTCGGTGGGCGATGAACTGGAGTATGCAGATGAAATATCACTCGGACGCTCTATTCAGAACAGAGTTCCTTACGACGAAAAAGATTAG
- a CDS encoding glycosyltransferase family 2 protein: MKYHSDALFRTEFLTTKKISRKIIKAVYDDRMTVSVIIPMYNSEQSIIKCLDSVKSQTWAGNFEIIIVNDGSTDQSAEVVLDYMAQNPDLDITLIHQHNQGVSKARNVAMERSKGEFIALLDADDEWLPQKTEKQINTFEKYATEIDFLACLRTGQRILFPYKLAEDKLAKISFRKLMIRNEAQPSTVIIRRRVLENTGLFDPEQRYAEDLNYWLRISQKNKMYILAENLVFAGNGKRTFGVSGLSANLTEMEKGFQKNLSEMYRAGRIGSSELIIYSTFYSLKYVFRLFRNLFYTLKGK; the protein is encoded by the coding sequence ATGAAATATCACTCGGACGCTCTATTCAGAACAGAGTTCCTTACGACGAAAAAGATTAGCCGAAAAATTATTAAAGCAGTTTACGACGACAGGATGACGGTTTCGGTAATAATTCCCATGTACAATTCTGAACAGAGCATCATAAAATGCCTGGATTCGGTTAAGTCCCAAACCTGGGCGGGAAACTTTGAGATCATTATTGTAAATGACGGTTCGACGGACCAAAGTGCCGAAGTCGTTCTGGACTATATGGCTCAAAATCCTGATTTGGATATTACCCTTATTCATCAGCACAACCAGGGTGTGTCAAAAGCGCGGAATGTGGCAATGGAAAGATCGAAAGGTGAGTTTATTGCCCTTTTGGATGCAGATGATGAGTGGTTGCCGCAGAAAACGGAGAAGCAGATTAATACTTTTGAAAAGTACGCAACAGAGATTGATTTTCTGGCCTGTTTGAGAACAGGGCAGCGAATTCTGTTTCCTTATAAATTGGCGGAGGACAAGCTTGCCAAGATTTCCTTCAGGAAACTGATGATACGCAATGAAGCCCAGCCTTCTACCGTTATTATCCGAAGACGAGTACTGGAAAACACAGGACTTTTTGACCCAGAGCAACGCTATGCGGAAGACCTTAATTACTGGCTACGGATTTCGCAGAAAAATAAAATGTATATTTTGGCTGAAAATTTAGTGTTTGCGGGCAATGGTAAGAGAACGTTTGGCGTGTCGGGTCTCTCCGCCAATTTAACTGAAATGGAAAAGGGTTTTCAGAAAAACCTGTCGGAGATGTACCGTGCGGGCAGAATCGGGTCCTCTGAGCTTATTATTTACTCTACATTCTACAGCTTAAAATATGTGTTTCGGTTGTTCAGAAATTTATTTTATACATTGAAGGGCAAGTAA
- a CDS encoding glycosyltransferase family 2 protein — MQMELSVIIVNYNVTQLLEKCLQSLHRFIGNVAYEVIVIDNASPDTSWKELRNRFPQVHFISSATNIGFSKANNRAVTAAKGDFILLLNPDTELEGYYMQELLSFARKRTDFGCLGVRMHDAKGNYLPESKRDVPNMVNSFRKLYVFSGNKNSRSYYRNDIAEDTIAEVEILTGAFLLMNKEVYLQVGGLDERYFMYGEDIDLCYSVLQKGYRNWYYGKYSILHHKGQSTVKDIKYLQRFYGAMQLFIEKYYRKDKPLQYRVLRVGLMLRYALEKMKLKIKAV, encoded by the coding sequence ATGCAAATGGAACTTTCGGTAATCATAGTCAATTATAACGTCACCCAGCTGCTGGAGAAGTGCCTGCAGTCGCTGCACAGGTTTATCGGGAATGTTGCCTATGAGGTTATCGTCATCGATAATGCATCGCCGGACACATCCTGGAAAGAACTTCGAAACCGCTTTCCACAGGTTCACTTTATTTCATCCGCTACCAATATTGGTTTTTCGAAAGCTAATAACAGGGCAGTAACGGCGGCCAAGGGCGATTTTATACTGCTTTTGAATCCCGATACCGAACTGGAAGGATACTATATGCAGGAACTGTTAAGCTTTGCCCGGAAAAGAACAGATTTTGGCTGTCTGGGCGTCAGGATGCACGATGCTAAAGGAAATTATCTGCCTGAAAGCAAACGTGATGTTCCCAATATGGTTAATTCATTCCGAAAGCTTTATGTGTTTTCCGGAAATAAAAATTCCAGGTCCTATTACCGGAACGACATTGCGGAGGACACAATCGCTGAAGTGGAAATTCTTACGGGTGCTTTCCTGCTGATGAATAAAGAGGTCTACCTTCAGGTGGGCGGCCTGGATGAAAGATATTTTATGTATGGCGAAGATATCGATCTTTGTTACAGCGTGCTGCAGAAGGGATACCGCAACTGGTATTACGGCAAATATTCAATCCTGCACCACAAAGGGCAGAGTACAGTTAAGGATATTAAATACCTGCAGAGATTCTACGGTGCCATGCAGCTCTTTATTGAAAAGTATTACCGGAAAGACAAGCCCTTACAGTACCGTGTACTTCGGGTAGGCCTTATGTTACGCTATGCGCTCGAGAAAATGAAATTAAAAATAAAAGCGGTCTAG